The uncultured Desulfuromonas sp. genome has a segment encoding these proteins:
- a CDS encoding toll/interleukin-1 receptor domain-containing protein, with protein sequence MAKIFFSYCHADESLRDELEKHLTILKRQGHIETWHDRRIVAGENIDQKIDQHLNASEIILLLVSADFLASDYCYDVEMKRAMKRHDAGQAKVIPVILRPCSWHDALFGELLATPTDGKAVTKFATLDEGFLEVTEAIKTALKQLGLSKAPEEQKPFAVSAPAPSFQPMTQEGPRSSNLRIKKEFTDRERDSFLSESYEFIARYFENSLVELEKRNQNVETDFRRIDANHFMATVYLSGQQKCCCKILFDGSHSFNGGIAYSDMHGLAAYMGDTINERLSVTSDGYNLLLQPLGMMSFPDPQEKEKLTAEGAAEYLWSHFIEYLQR encoded by the coding sequence ATGGCCAAAATTTTCTTCTCTTATTGCCACGCCGACGAATCGCTTCGAGATGAACTGGAGAAACATCTGACCATCTTAAAGAGGCAAGGACATATTGAGACATGGCACGACCGGCGTATTGTTGCAGGCGAAAACATTGACCAGAAAATCGATCAACACCTCAACGCGTCGGAGATCATTCTTCTTTTGGTAAGCGCTGATTTTCTTGCCTCTGACTATTGTTACGATGTCGAAATGAAGCGGGCAATGAAAAGGCATGACGCAGGCCAGGCAAAGGTTATTCCTGTTATCTTAAGGCCATGCTCATGGCATGACGCCCTCTTTGGAGAACTCTTGGCGACCCCAACCGATGGGAAAGCCGTCACGAAATTCGCCACTCTGGACGAAGGTTTTCTTGAGGTGACGGAGGCGATCAAGACCGCCCTCAAGCAACTTGGCCTTTCCAAAGCGCCGGAAGAACAAAAACCTTTCGCGGTCTCAGCCCCTGCTCCGTCCTTCCAGCCAATGACACAGGAGGGACCACGTTCGAGCAACCTACGCATCAAAAAAGAATTTACCGATCGCGAACGGGATAGCTTTTTGTCAGAGTCATATGAATTTATTGCTCGATATTTTGAGAACTCTCTTGTGGAGCTGGAAAAGCGCAATCAAAATGTTGAAACGGACTTTCGCCGCATCGACGCGAACCACTTCATGGCGACCGTTTATTTGAGTGGCCAACAAAAGTGCTGCTGTAAAATTTTGTTTGACGGCTCCCATTCTTTTAACGGGGGAATTGCCTATTCTGACATGCACGGATTAGCGGCCTACATGGGCGACACTATCAATGAAAGGTTAAGTGTCACTTCAGATGGCTATAATCTGCTGCTTCAACCTCTGGGGATGATGAGTTTTCCAGATCCTCAAGAAAAGGAAAAACTCACCGCCGAAGGGGCCGCGGAATATCTGTGGTCGCATTTTATAGAATATCTCCAACGCTAA
- a CDS encoding DUF1499 domain-containing protein — protein MKHKSTLALLTLTGMVWGCAGTPPDDLGIHNGQLRSCPSSPNCVNSQSPNTDEEHAIAPLSYTGSQPLARDALLTILKDWPRVTLIEQHDDYIRCEFASALMRFVDDVEFYFSAPGRIDVRSASRLGHSDLGVNRKRIEALREKFAGVLP, from the coding sequence ATGAAACACAAATCAACCCTCGCCCTGCTCACCCTCACCGGCATGGTGTGGGGCTGCGCCGGCACCCCACCGGACGATCTGGGTATTCACAATGGACAACTTCGCTCCTGCCCTTCCTCGCCCAACTGCGTCAACAGTCAAAGCCCGAACACTGACGAAGAACATGCCATTGCTCCGCTGAGTTACACAGGTTCGCAGCCCCTGGCGCGAGATGCGCTGCTCACGATCCTCAAAGACTGGCCGCGTGTCACCCTGATCGAACAACACGACGACTACATCCGTTGCGAATTCGCCAGCGCGTTGATGAGGTTTGTCGATGACGTGGAGTTCTATTTTTCCGCGCCGGGACGCATTGATGTCCGCTCGGCATCGCGACTGGGCCACAGTGACCTGGGCGTTAATCGCAAGCGCATCGAGGCTCTTCGCGAAAAATTTGCCGGGGTATTGCCATAA
- a CDS encoding ATP-binding protein — translation MAEIVTGVLLTKLADIALGYFSGKGLDAAQKKLLSKFFQDRKARNSFATAISDGLGEFNSQRPEFSHILFHQEDFFEPYLLPQLAKLLERGRIPDVIELERCHQEVFGSAFQNVKPAMESLVHCVESALNNCRELAPLLDSAQIREIHDDLRHISPEVENISRGIDDVKQLLTEKQTLDETTPLSKKLDDLTAKQLLHEKSLDLLSWPQTLSSGEWIERPELEALHDAIEKNQSSSIVLLGGPGCGKSALLSRFGEMLSDEGHFLLAIKADMVPAEIHTQKQLSEWLALPVIVESCIRELAREHKVILLIDQLDALCTLVDIRTERLSVLIDLANKLNTIPNVHTILSCRDFEFNYDIRFKRLDAEEVRLDLPSLEIIDALLKKRGIEVSRWPQNFRDMLRTPQHLKIFFDFFSDEESPEFTTYQSMLEAVWTKQILRQESGADLVLLTHDIATSLAENEELWATISKFEDRINGVEHLVANGILTFDAGRKKIGFTHQTLFDFSRAKAFAAGKGKLAEFVLARQDALFIRPALWSSLVYLRSASTSEYYREFGFLWNENDLRTHVRLMLMEFLGGLHDPDDQEALWLLPYLDHEKLSGTALAVMQGSVGWFDRIKGSYLPEIMNGDEKTVSRVVWFLTPAWKFAKEEILTLIESHWLTKPEKDGFSLDLLSNLDSWDERACEIAARILSRCTIQNGWYINNLISIASASRPELAPTLVKSVFTAQLNAVKNAEEKESKSEAIVPVNFERDDEEHIVEEMIKNFREPFSKLLADENWHDLPEIAKAAPKEFLDAISPWFVEVVSRAARVENELIFVYKDDAGLATSTFDQEKNEERYPVIKALVVSIEEVAEKYPDEFFLFLNQWKGSDLLSVHRLLVKGLIKVSISRPDVALEYLLADPRRFVVGDFENCHSYSQQLIAHLAGQLNDNDFMQLERALLGWSYYRFHPPEDGASLKRDRMKYERQHRLRLLLALPTNRLSAGAKRFVEEEKRAFPNIYNHDCRFNGFKEIGSPVSDTQMEKASDEHILQLFETLPDETEWDHPKKTMQGGSIQASRAFGAFAKNAPERALLLIDKFKPGTQERPVAEALQCLAKEELIGKDTLMEIVESLCQKGFRSEEFRHSAAAALAQVASEPDGLPDHICSLLKSWLTDADSQSFESNDTGEDIEEKYDNLLWSWGRMRVVPQGNLTILETLMRGYLLRRPSEYNIWLAVLEQHLHRKEDPAVWKCLSDNFHFLVNADKQRAEKLIEVVVKERINGSFESVACLAKNIRWLSPELVQALLDSVKDEGWLKGPQAYGELLIWGMHHVPESDWYVQQIDELLTVEGASETKIERIKLGLAHGAAHLWKENHEALTPIVCCLFDEADTRIASALMAVFRVEGTFAPNKDSRAIVDSIIANPQILKGTVDSYLIESLIEFLPVEAERVCQLCNAILDQCGKDVANMQTGLSASAGELIDIALTLQRLPSWREKGLELFERLLELDVYGVKGVLFDLDRRPVKSQPRMPIRRRRKRGK, via the coding sequence ATGGCTGAAATTGTCACTGGCGTACTACTAACCAAGTTGGCTGATATTGCTTTAGGTTATTTTTCGGGAAAAGGCTTAGACGCTGCCCAGAAGAAACTTCTTTCAAAATTCTTTCAGGATCGAAAGGCAAGAAATTCCTTCGCTACAGCGATTTCAGATGGACTTGGCGAGTTCAACTCGCAACGCCCGGAATTTAGCCATATTCTGTTTCATCAAGAGGATTTCTTTGAACCATACCTCCTGCCTCAGCTGGCAAAACTACTCGAAAGAGGGAGAATCCCTGATGTCATTGAACTGGAGAGGTGTCATCAAGAGGTTTTCGGTTCTGCTTTTCAGAATGTCAAACCTGCAATGGAATCTCTGGTTCATTGTGTTGAATCCGCTTTAAACAACTGCCGTGAATTAGCACCACTCCTGGATTCCGCCCAGATCAGAGAAATCCATGATGATCTCCGGCATATTTCACCGGAAGTTGAAAATATCAGTAGAGGCATTGACGATGTAAAACAGTTATTAACCGAAAAGCAGACCTTGGATGAAACCACTCCTTTATCAAAAAAACTGGACGATTTAACCGCAAAACAATTGCTGCACGAAAAATCATTGGACCTTCTTTCGTGGCCGCAAACACTTTCATCCGGTGAATGGATTGAACGGCCGGAGCTGGAAGCCTTGCATGACGCCATAGAAAAGAATCAAAGCAGCTCAATTGTTCTGTTGGGAGGACCAGGTTGTGGAAAGTCGGCTTTGCTTTCGCGTTTTGGTGAAATGCTCTCCGACGAGGGGCATTTTTTGCTGGCGATCAAAGCTGATATGGTTCCGGCTGAGATTCATACCCAGAAGCAGTTGAGTGAATGGCTCGCCCTGCCTGTAATTGTGGAGAGCTGTATCAGGGAATTGGCACGGGAACATAAAGTCATCCTTTTGATCGACCAACTCGACGCATTGTGTACTTTGGTTGATATCCGGACCGAACGCCTGTCGGTTTTGATTGATCTGGCAAACAAGCTCAACACGATTCCTAATGTTCATACCATCCTTTCCTGTCGTGATTTTGAATTCAATTATGACATCCGCTTTAAACGCCTTGATGCAGAAGAAGTGCGCTTGGACCTCCCTTCTTTGGAGATCATCGATGCATTATTAAAAAAACGCGGCATAGAGGTCTCCCGTTGGCCACAAAACTTTCGGGATATGTTGCGAACGCCTCAACATTTAAAAATTTTCTTTGATTTCTTCAGCGATGAAGAATCCCCGGAGTTCACAACCTACCAATCGATGCTGGAAGCTGTTTGGACTAAACAGATACTTCGGCAAGAGTCCGGTGCTGATTTAGTCCTGTTAACGCATGATATTGCGACTTCATTGGCTGAAAATGAAGAGCTATGGGCGACCATATCGAAGTTTGAAGATCGCATTAATGGTGTCGAGCATCTTGTCGCCAATGGAATTTTAACGTTTGATGCCGGTCGAAAAAAGATCGGATTTACCCACCAGACCTTATTCGATTTTTCCCGAGCCAAAGCATTTGCCGCAGGAAAAGGGAAATTAGCTGAGTTCGTCTTGGCGCGTCAGGATGCGCTTTTTATTCGGCCAGCTCTTTGGAGTAGCCTGGTTTATCTGCGCAGTGCCAGCACGTCGGAGTATTACCGGGAGTTCGGTTTTCTCTGGAACGAAAACGACTTACGCACGCATGTGCGATTGATGCTCATGGAATTTCTGGGCGGATTGCATGATCCCGATGACCAGGAAGCTCTGTGGCTGCTGCCCTATCTTGATCATGAAAAATTATCGGGCACCGCCTTGGCTGTGATGCAAGGGAGTGTTGGCTGGTTTGACAGAATCAAAGGCTCCTATCTCCCGGAGATAATGAACGGTGATGAGAAGACGGTTTCCCGTGTGGTTTGGTTTTTAACCCCGGCATGGAAATTTGCCAAAGAAGAGATTCTGACTTTAATAGAAAGCCATTGGCTCACAAAGCCTGAAAAAGATGGTTTTTCCTTAGATCTTCTGAGCAATCTCGACTCATGGGATGAACGGGCGTGCGAAATTGCGGCACGGATTTTATCCCGCTGCACTATCCAAAACGGATGGTATATCAACAATCTTATCTCTATTGCCTCTGCCAGCAGACCAGAGTTGGCTCCGACACTGGTAAAATCTGTTTTTACCGCCCAATTAAACGCGGTGAAGAATGCAGAAGAGAAAGAGTCAAAGTCTGAAGCAATTGTCCCTGTAAATTTCGAACGTGACGATGAGGAACACATCGTAGAGGAGATGATAAAGAATTTTCGAGAGCCTTTTTCGAAACTTCTTGCCGACGAAAATTGGCATGATCTTCCAGAGATCGCAAAAGCCGCACCCAAAGAGTTTCTTGATGCAATATCCCCTTGGTTTGTCGAAGTCGTTAGCCGTGCCGCAAGAGTCGAAAATGAATTGATCTTTGTATACAAAGATGATGCTGGCCTTGCTACATCCACTTTTGACCAGGAAAAAAATGAAGAACGATACCCAGTTATAAAGGCTCTGGTTGTATCCATTGAGGAGGTCGCGGAAAAATATCCGGATGAGTTTTTCCTTTTTCTGAATCAGTGGAAGGGGTCTGACCTCCTTTCGGTCCACAGATTGCTGGTAAAAGGCTTAATAAAAGTGTCAATCAGTCGGCCTGATGTCGCTCTGGAATATTTGCTCGCTGACCCACGGCGATTCGTTGTTGGTGATTTTGAAAATTGTCATTCCTATTCACAGCAGTTGATCGCACATCTTGCGGGACAATTGAATGATAATGATTTCATGCAACTGGAACGGGCACTTCTTGGGTGGAGCTATTACCGCTTTCATCCACCAGAGGATGGGGCTTCCTTAAAAAGAGATCGGATGAAATACGAAAGGCAGCATCGCCTACGGTTGTTGTTAGCCTTGCCAACGAATCGCTTGTCCGCCGGGGCAAAGAGATTTGTTGAAGAAGAAAAGAGAGCCTTTCCCAATATTTATAATCATGACTGTCGGTTTAACGGTTTTAAAGAGATTGGCAGCCCTGTCAGTGATACGCAAATGGAAAAGGCGTCAGATGAGCATATCTTGCAGCTTTTTGAAACGTTACCGGATGAGACGGAATGGGACCATCCGAAAAAGACGATGCAGGGGGGAAGTATTCAAGCGTCAAGAGCGTTTGGCGCGTTTGCGAAAAACGCCCCTGAAAGGGCGCTGTTGTTAATTGATAAATTCAAGCCCGGAACCCAGGAGAGACCTGTTGCCGAAGCATTGCAATGTTTGGCCAAGGAAGAGTTGATAGGCAAAGACACGTTGATGGAGATTGTTGAATCATTGTGCCAAAAGGGTTTTCGCTCGGAAGAATTTAGACATTCCGCAGCGGCTGCTTTGGCCCAAGTTGCCTCTGAACCAGATGGTTTGCCGGATCATATTTGCTCATTGTTGAAATCATGGTTGACCGATGCCGATTCGCAGAGTTTTGAGAGTAACGATACGGGCGAAGATATTGAAGAGAAATACGACAATCTTTTATGGAGCTGGGGGCGGATGCGAGTCGTCCCACAGGGAAACTTAACCATTCTTGAAACCTTGATGCGCGGTTATTTGTTAAGGCGTCCCTCTGAGTATAATATTTGGTTGGCGGTACTTGAGCAGCATCTTCACAGGAAAGAAGACCCTGCCGTTTGGAAATGTCTTTCGGATAATTTTCATTTCCTTGTTAATGCGGACAAGCAGCGGGCTGAGAAGTTAATTGAGGTTGTTGTTAAGGAACGCATCAATGGTTCGTTTGAAAGCGTTGCTTGTTTAGCTAAAAATATTCGTTGGTTGTCGCCTGAGCTGGTTCAAGCCTTGCTTGACAGCGTTAAAGATGAGGGCTGGTTAAAGGGACCTCAGGCATATGGTGAATTATTGATCTGGGGAATGCACCATGTCCCGGAAAGCGATTGGTACGTCCAACAAATAGATGAACTTCTGACAGTAGAGGGTGCTTCTGAAACAAAAATCGAGAGGATTAAACTCGGGCTTGCCCATGGGGCTGCACATTTATGGAAGGAGAACCACGAAGCACTGACGCCCATTGTTTGTTGTCTTTTTGATGAAGCGGATACTCGAATAGCATCTGCGTTAATGGCTGTTTTTAGAGTAGAAGGTACCTTTGCTCCCAATAAAGATAGTCGCGCTATTGTTGATTCAATTATTGCAAATCCTCAGATCTTGAAGGGAACTGTCGACTCATATCTAATTGAAAGTTTGATTGAATTCCTTCCTGTCGAAGCGGAACGGGTCTGTCAACTTTGCAATGCCATTCTTGATCAATGTGGGAAGGATGTCGCTAACATGCAAACCGGTTTGTCTGCGTCTGCCGGTGAGCTGATCGATATTGCACTGACCTTGCAAAGGCTCCCTTCCTGGCGAGAAAAAGGTCTTGAGCTCTTTGAGCGGTTGCTGGAACTCGATGTCTACGGGGTGAAGGGCGTCCTTTTTGATTTGGACCGTCGGCCTGTTAAATCACAACCGCGTATGCCAATTCGCAGGAGAAGGAAGCGAGGGAAATAA
- a CDS encoding CinA family nicotinamide mononucleotide deamidase-related protein encodes MMKIAVVTIGDELLNGEVVDTNTAEIARALRCEGYVIDQAITLPDQPQLIASTLQQLNKQKMITLVSGGLGPTRDDVTARAAAQAFHLTLALNELALRQIEAFFKKSGRAFPPGNEKQALIPHKAQVMENRCGTAPGFIVSHNQCPAFFMPGVPHEMMAMLHQQVIPALRRLVKPTLFCGERVLKVFGLPENDIERQLPASLFPVSVALSFRLEYPLVLVKLNTSGKQESDLDEAEQIVRQRLSPHVVASGEQTLPEVVHQLLCNAEVTLSLAESCTGGLIAKLLTDLPGSSAYLERGAVTYANSAKHDWLGISNELLLEKGAVSAECARGMVTGIRQRARTDYAIAVTGIAGPGGGTPEKPCGTVFIALATPQHTEVRECHFSGDRHQVRTKTAYTALDWLRRTLHPA; translated from the coding sequence ATGATGAAAATTGCGGTGGTGACCATAGGAGATGAATTGCTCAACGGTGAGGTGGTGGACACCAACACGGCTGAAATCGCCCGCGCCCTGCGCTGTGAAGGCTATGTCATTGACCAGGCCATCACCCTGCCCGATCAACCGCAACTGATTGCGTCCACTTTGCAGCAACTCAACAAGCAGAAGATGATCACCCTGGTCAGCGGCGGTCTTGGCCCGACGCGCGATGATGTCACCGCCCGTGCGGCGGCCCAGGCGTTTCATCTCACCCTGGCTCTTAACGAACTGGCCCTGCGTCAGATTGAAGCGTTCTTCAAAAAATCCGGCCGGGCCTTTCCGCCCGGCAACGAGAAACAGGCTCTGATTCCGCATAAGGCTCAGGTGATGGAGAACCGCTGCGGTACGGCACCGGGCTTCATTGTCAGCCACAATCAGTGTCCGGCATTTTTCATGCCGGGTGTCCCCCACGAAATGATGGCCATGCTCCACCAACAGGTGATCCCGGCCCTGCGCCGCCTGGTCAAACCAACCCTGTTCTGTGGTGAGCGGGTGCTGAAAGTCTTCGGCCTGCCGGAAAACGACATTGAGCGGCAATTGCCGGCCAGCCTGTTTCCCGTCTCCGTGGCGCTGTCGTTTCGCCTCGAATATCCGCTGGTGCTGGTCAAACTCAACACCAGCGGCAAACAGGAGAGCGACCTGGACGAGGCGGAACAGATCGTCCGTCAGCGACTCAGCCCCCATGTGGTTGCCAGTGGCGAGCAAACCTTGCCCGAGGTGGTTCATCAGCTGCTGTGCAACGCCGAGGTGACGCTATCGCTGGCCGAATCCTGCACCGGCGGCCTGATCGCCAAACTCCTCACCGACCTTCCCGGCAGCTCGGCCTACCTGGAGCGCGGCGCGGTCACTTACGCCAATTCGGCCAAACACGACTGGCTGGGAATCTCCAACGAATTACTGCTGGAAAAAGGCGCGGTCAGCGCCGAGTGCGCCCGCGGCATGGTCACCGGCATCCGCCAGCGCGCCCGCACCGATTACGCCATTGCCGTCACCGGCATTGCCGGTCCCGGTGGCGGCACACCGGAAAAGCCGTGCGGCACGGTGTTTATCGCCCTTGCCACACCGCAGCACACGGAAGTGCGCGAGTGCCATTTCAGTGGCGACCGCCACCAGGTGCGGACAAAAACGGCTTACACGGCCCTTGATTGGTTACGCCGTACGCTCCATCCAGCATAA
- the recA gene encoding recombinase RecA, translating into MATDNRKQAIDLAMGQIEKQFGKGSIMRLGEDNVMRDISTISTGSIGLDIALGIGGVPRGRIIEVYGPESSGKTTLALHIVAEAQKKGGIAAFVDAEHALDITYARKLGVNADDLLVSQPDTGEQALEIVEVLVRSGAIDVLVIDSVAALVPRAEIEGEMGDSHMGLQARLMSQALRKLTGTISKSNCCVIFINQIRMKIGVMFGNPETTTGGNALKFYSSVRMDIRKIATLKQGQDVIGSRTRVKVVKNKTAPPFKEAEFDIMYGEGISKVGELVDLGVANDIVNKSGAWFSYGDERIGQGRENSKQYLKDNAEVADAIEQQILELYGLSSIDEPAAEE; encoded by the coding sequence ATGGCGACCGACAACCGTAAGCAGGCCATTGATCTGGCAATGGGCCAGATTGAAAAACAATTCGGCAAGGGCAGCATCATGCGACTGGGTGAGGATAACGTCATGCGCGATATCTCCACCATCTCCACCGGCTCCATCGGCCTGGACATTGCTCTGGGGATCGGCGGTGTGCCGCGCGGACGGATCATTGAAGTGTACGGCCCGGAATCTTCCGGTAAAACCACCCTCGCTCTGCACATTGTCGCCGAAGCCCAGAAAAAAGGCGGCATTGCCGCGTTTGTAGACGCGGAACACGCTCTGGACATCACCTACGCCCGTAAACTGGGAGTCAACGCCGACGACCTGCTGGTTTCCCAGCCGGATACCGGCGAACAAGCGTTGGAGATCGTCGAAGTGCTGGTGCGCAGCGGCGCCATTGATGTATTGGTTATCGACTCGGTTGCCGCCCTGGTTCCCCGCGCCGAAATCGAAGGCGAGATGGGCGACTCCCACATGGGTCTGCAGGCACGGCTCATGTCGCAGGCATTGCGCAAACTGACCGGTACCATCAGCAAATCAAACTGCTGCGTCATCTTCATCAACCAGATCCGCATGAAGATCGGCGTGATGTTCGGCAACCCGGAAACCACCACCGGTGGTAATGCGCTGAAGTTCTATTCTTCGGTACGCATGGATATCCGCAAGATCGCCACCCTCAAGCAGGGTCAGGATGTCATCGGCAGCCGCACCCGCGTCAAAGTGGTCAAAAACAAAACCGCGCCGCCGTTTAAAGAAGCCGAATTTGACATCATGTATGGTGAAGGCATCTCAAAAGTGGGCGAACTGGTTGATTTGGGCGTGGCAAATGATATCGTCAACAAGAGTGGTGCTTGGTTCTCCTACGGCGATGAACGGATCGGTCAGGGTCGCGAGAACTCCAAACAGTACCTCAAAGACAATGCCGAAGTGGCCGACGCCATCGAGCAACAGATTCTTGAATTGTACGGCCTGTCCAGCATCGACGAACCCGCTGCGGAGGAATAG
- a CDS encoding phosphatidylglycerophosphatase A, giving the protein MKSVILFFSSNAGLGYAPVASGTFGTLMGIPLYWLLARLEQQEFVLAWVFILLLSFWSAHRAGQIYGVVDDGRIVIDELIGYLTAIAFVPFSWPTAIVAFVLFRLFDIVKLWPANWFDNNVKNGVGVVLDDVVAGIYAWLSLYALMSFFPKFF; this is encoded by the coding sequence ATGAAGAGTGTGATTTTATTTTTCTCCTCCAACGCCGGATTAGGCTATGCCCCGGTCGCCTCGGGCACCTTCGGAACCCTGATGGGCATTCCCCTCTACTGGCTGCTGGCACGTCTGGAACAACAGGAATTCGTCCTGGCCTGGGTGTTTATTCTGTTGCTTTCATTCTGGAGCGCTCATCGCGCCGGACAAATTTACGGGGTGGTCGACGATGGCCGCATTGTCATTGACGAACTGATCGGTTACTTGACCGCCATTGCCTTTGTGCCGTTCAGCTGGCCCACCGCCATTGTCGCCTTTGTGCTGTTCCGGCTGTTTGACATCGTCAAGCTGTGGCCGGCCAACTGGTTTGACAACAACGTAAAAAACGGCGTCGGCGTGGTGCTTGACGATGTGGTAGCAGGCATCTATGCCTGGCTGAGCCTCTACGCTCTGATGAGCTTTTTCCCAAAATTCTTTTAA
- a CDS encoding type IV toxin-antitoxin system AbiEi family antitoxin, producing the protein MSQPTSREKKLIQAIIDILHKRPGLDAEFVADDSPPPFSGSLRLFGDWGSITRPVRLAWRITPQQGQLLAFQLETLKDHQPILLADYIPESLSSQLQRHHIDFLDTIGNGAICAPPLFYEVSGRRKKTPKLPPNRSQQSTGAKILFQLLRDPQLCRQSYRIIAERASVALGAVGPVINELKAKNLLIDTVDKKTVISDLTALRQLWETAYTSRLRPKLEVDRCTLSSPWKLDSLPLLIREQHLEDHVLIGGELAASFYCENVHPRRATLHLPQRTALKQMLQLRLTPCENGPITVIRQFADNLAFEHRSPEGLQLADPRLVRCELLLNEDHDMARIAEAIERLYLLDTEQQGDQYSPQP; encoded by the coding sequence ATGAGCCAGCCAACCTCGCGCGAAAAAAAACTGATCCAGGCGATCATTGATATTCTCCACAAACGCCCCGGACTCGATGCTGAGTTTGTCGCGGATGACTCGCCACCGCCGTTCAGCGGCTCGCTACGGCTGTTTGGTGATTGGGGCAGCATCACCCGCCCGGTGCGTCTGGCCTGGCGCATCACGCCACAGCAGGGGCAACTGCTCGCCTTCCAGCTCGAAACCCTCAAAGATCATCAACCGATCCTGCTGGCCGATTACATTCCGGAGAGTCTGTCCAGCCAGTTGCAGCGCCACCATATTGATTTTCTCGACACCATCGGCAACGGGGCGATCTGTGCACCACCGTTGTTTTATGAAGTGAGCGGACGGCGTAAAAAAACCCCGAAACTGCCGCCCAATCGCAGTCAGCAGAGTACCGGCGCCAAGATCCTCTTTCAATTGCTGCGCGACCCGCAACTGTGCCGCCAGTCCTATCGCATCATCGCCGAACGGGCGAGTGTCGCTTTGGGGGCCGTCGGTCCGGTAATCAATGAACTCAAAGCTAAAAACCTGCTGATTGATACCGTGGACAAAAAAACGGTCATCAGTGACCTGACCGCCTTACGCCAACTATGGGAAACCGCCTACACCAGCCGTCTGCGCCCGAAGCTGGAGGTCGACCGCTGCACTCTGAGCTCCCCGTGGAAACTCGACAGCCTGCCGCTGTTGATTCGCGAACAGCACCTGGAAGATCATGTGCTGATTGGTGGCGAACTGGCTGCGTCCTTCTATTGTGAAAACGTCCATCCGCGTCGCGCCACCTTGCATCTGCCTCAGCGCACCGCCCTTAAGCAGATGTTGCAATTGCGCCTGACCCCATGTGAAAATGGCCCGATTACCGTGATCCGCCAATTTGCCGACAATCTGGCTTTTGAGCATCGTTCGCCGGAAGGGCTGCAACTGGCTGATCCGCGTCTGGTGCGCTGCGAATTGCTACTCAATGAAGACCACGACATGGCGCGCATCGCTGAAGCCATTGAAAGGCTGTATCTTCTCGATACGGAACAACAGGGCGATCAGTACTCACCTCAACCGTAG